A region of the Dethiosulfovibrio russensis genome:
GGATGGTACGTCTCTTCTCCAAAGGAACTGAAGAACCTCATGGACCGGGGAGACACCAGGGCGGCGCTCTGGATACCCCGAGGATTCGAGGCGGATATCCTATCCAGGCGGGGAGCCTCCATCCAAATACTGCTGGACGGAACCTACTCCCTCGACTCCGGAACCATATTGAGCGCAGCCTCGGCGGTGGTAAGAAGGCTGAACGAGGAGCTGCTTCCACCGGGATCGATGGGCGAAGCGGTGGACCTCAGGCTGAGGAACTGGTTCAACCCAAACCTGGACAGCGAAAGATACTACGTTCCGGGGCTTATAGCCATGATGTTGACCCTACAGAGTCTACTGGTCGCTGGGGTTTCGATCGTCAGAGAAAAGGAGATCGGAACGATAGAGCAGATAATGGTAACCCCTATAAGGGGGATCGAGTTCATTCTGGGAAAGACCCTTCCCTACATGGCCATGGCCTATCTGATAATGACAGCCATGCTCGCCATAGCCTCAGTAGTGTTCGACGTGCCCTTTAAGGGAAGTCTGCCGCTGCTCTACGCTCTCACCGCGATTTTCCTAGCGGGGAACCTGGGCTGCGCCCTTCTGATAAGCGTAAGCGCCACCACCCAGCAACAGGCCCTCCTGACTGCGTTCTTCTTTCTAATGCCGGCCATACTGCTAAGCGGATTCGTCTTCCCTGTCCGGAATATGCCCCTTCCGGTCCAATGGCTCACCGCTTTGAACCCTCTCAGGTGGTATCTGGAGATTATGCAGGCCATCCTCTCCAAGGGAGTGGGACTATCGGACCTGATACCTCAGATATCGGCCCAGACTGCTCTAGCTCTGGTCTCATTGACCGCCGCCGCCAAGAGATTCCACAAAACCCTATAGAACAAACCGGACATAACGCACCCAGCCCCGACCATCGAAAGATGATCGGGGCTGAGTATAAAAAAAGAG
Encoded here:
- a CDS encoding ABC transporter permease, giving the protein MWKRLERMLVKEGLQIVRDKRMRLLVFAMPVMMMLVMSFAMTTDLRQAKLVVLDLDRTPSSRKAIRSFVAGRHFSLGWYVSSPKELKNLMDRGDTRAALWIPRGFEADILSRRGASIQILLDGTYSLDSGTILSAASAVVRRLNEELLPPGSMGEAVDLRLRNWFNPNLDSERYYVPGLIAMMLTLQSLLVAGVSIVREKEIGTIEQIMVTPIRGIEFILGKTLPYMAMAYLIMTAMLAIASVVFDVPFKGSLPLLYALTAIFLAGNLGCALLISVSATTQQQALLTAFFFLMPAILLSGFVFPVRNMPLPVQWLTALNPLRWYLEIMQAILSKGVGLSDLIPQISAQTALALVSLTAAAKRFHKTL